The Pseudodesulfovibrio sp. zrk46 genome contains a region encoding:
- a CDS encoding class I SAM-dependent DNA methyltransferase, with translation MLQNNPELKSKIGQLWNKFWAGGISNPLTAIEQITYLLFMKRLDELDQKKQADAEWTGEPYTSKFDGLWIPPEFRGKEDEEYHAVDRYTLRWREFKHMQAEEMLQHVQTRVFPFLKDMNGATSNFTRHMKNAVFIIPKPALLVEAVKTIDEIFEIMEHDSQEKGQAFQDIQGDVYEMLLSEIATAGKNGQFRTPRHIIKLMADLVRPQLGHRIADPACGSGGFLLGAYQYIVTELAKKAGAKDLQPDEDGFVRTSVAAGLTEKAQAILQASLFGYDIDSTMVRLGLMNLMMHGIDEPNIDYKDTLSKSYSEEAEYDIVMANPPFTGSIDKGDINENLTVGTTKTELLFVENIYRLLKKGGTACVIVPQGVLFGSGKAFKALREMLVNRCDLKAVITMPSGVFKPYAGVSTAILLFTKVWGPKDKVTQAATENVWFYEMQADGYSLDDKRSKQEGYGDLLDIVTQFHERNEEKDTDRTAKWFMVPQAEIADEKNSYDLSLSRYKEDVFEEVEYEEPGIILERLLKEEVGEVGDDELVKVQSGIVRELLELQGIVG, from the coding sequence GTGCTTCAAAATAATCCCGAACTCAAAAGCAAGATCGGCCAGCTCTGGAACAAGTTCTGGGCTGGTGGCATTTCCAACCCGCTCACTGCTATAGAACAGATTACCTATCTGCTGTTCATGAAGCGGCTCGACGAGTTGGACCAGAAGAAACAGGCCGATGCCGAGTGGACCGGTGAGCCCTATACGTCGAAATTTGATGGGCTGTGGATTCCTCCTGAATTCCGAGGCAAAGAAGACGAAGAATATCACGCTGTCGACAGATACACACTGCGCTGGCGCGAGTTCAAGCATATGCAGGCCGAGGAGATGCTCCAGCACGTCCAGACTAGGGTCTTTCCCTTCCTCAAGGATATGAACGGGGCAACGTCCAACTTCACCCGCCACATGAAAAATGCTGTCTTCATCATCCCCAAGCCTGCCCTGCTGGTGGAGGCGGTGAAGACCATCGACGAGATCTTCGAAATTATGGAGCATGACTCGCAAGAGAAGGGGCAGGCATTTCAGGACATCCAGGGCGATGTCTACGAAATGCTTCTTTCCGAGATCGCCACGGCAGGCAAGAACGGCCAGTTCCGTACACCACGCCACATCATCAAGCTGATGGCCGATTTAGTGCGTCCGCAACTGGGCCATCGCATCGCCGACCCTGCTTGCGGCTCCGGAGGCTTTCTGCTCGGGGCCTACCAGTATATCGTCACGGAGTTGGCGAAAAAGGCCGGGGCCAAAGACCTGCAGCCTGATGAAGATGGTTTTGTCCGCACCTCTGTCGCAGCAGGGCTCACCGAAAAGGCTCAGGCAATTTTGCAAGCCTCCCTCTTTGGTTACGACATCGACAGCACCATGGTGCGCTTGGGGTTGATGAACCTGATGATGCACGGCATCGACGAGCCGAACATTGACTACAAGGACACCCTCTCCAAGAGCTACAGCGAGGAAGCCGAATACGACATTGTCATGGCCAACCCACCCTTTACCGGTAGCATCGACAAGGGCGACATCAACGAGAACCTCACGGTGGGCACCACCAAGACCGAGCTGCTCTTTGTCGAGAATATCTACCGCCTGCTGAAAAAAGGCGGCACTGCCTGCGTCATTGTCCCCCAAGGAGTGTTGTTCGGCTCGGGCAAGGCCTTCAAGGCCCTGCGTGAGATGTTGGTGAACCGTTGCGACCTTAAGGCTGTTATCACCATGCCCAGCGGAGTGTTCAAGCCCTATGCCGGGGTCAGCACCGCCATTCTGCTCTTCACCAAGGTATGGGGACCGAAGGATAAGGTGACGCAAGCAGCCACGGAGAATGTCTGGTTCTACGAGATGCAGGCGGACGGCTACTCCCTGGACGACAAGCGCAGCAAGCAGGAAGGGTATGGGGATTTGCTTGATATCGTCACCCAGTTTCACGAGCGAAATGAGGAGAAGGATACAGATCGCACCGCGAAATGGTTTATGGTGCCACAAGCTGAAATCGCAGACGAAAAAAACAGCTATGACCTTTCACTGTCGCGGTACAAGGAGGATGTGTTTGAAGAGGTGGAATATGAAGAGCCGGGAATCATTCTTGAGCGGCTGCTGAAGGAAGAAGTCGGCGAGGTGGGAGACGACGAATTGGTCAAGGTTCAAAGTGGAATTGTGCGCGAACTACTTGAGTTGCAGGGAATAGTTGGATGA
- a CDS encoding restriction endonuclease subunit S — protein sequence MKTKHLVANLGEHVRQFSKRNKGESGTKVFSVTNSEGFTLSTDYFSKKVFSKDISNYKVVLKGQFAYNPSRINVGSIDYLKNADKVLVSPLYIVFETDSELFADYLLRYMKSDWGIAQIRANTEGAVRDSLKFKGLESIKIPLPPLNDQKRIAHLLGKVEGLIARRKQHLQQLDDLLKSVFLEMFGDPVRNEKGWDKPELNHFGKISTGNTPPRKDPANYSSQHIEWIKTVNISADSVYISQAEEYLSKTGATKARTVTKGALMVACIAGSIESIGRAALTDRTVAFNQQINAIQPKKDVNPLFLYVLFKISKAYIQSHASKGMKKILTKGDFQKITMIKPPVELQNQFAVIINKIDALKSRYQQCLTDLEYLYGALSQMAFKGELDLSRVQLPTAEEHEQAVEDSSRRESQILTTPDMEFPQVLTGFKHRKHALKEWLTTYIEAAKVGESVSISEFMVRTHGNLLELSNEGVLEDLGIDGEDELSVPDYDHVKSIIFEMLKNGSLLQTFDDESNTVQIIPVKGSNL from the coding sequence ATGAAAACAAAACACCTCGTAGCCAACTTAGGTGAGCATGTTCGGCAGTTCAGTAAACGCAATAAAGGTGAATCTGGCACGAAAGTATTTTCAGTAACCAATTCTGAGGGCTTCACTCTTTCGACTGATTATTTCAGCAAAAAAGTCTTCAGCAAGGATATTTCGAACTATAAAGTGGTCCTTAAAGGACAGTTCGCTTATAACCCTTCACGCATCAATGTTGGTTCAATAGATTATCTAAAAAATGCCGACAAAGTTCTCGTAAGCCCTCTCTATATCGTTTTTGAAACAGACTCAGAGTTATTCGCGGACTACCTCCTCCGTTACATGAAGAGTGACTGGGGCATTGCCCAAATTCGCGCGAACACCGAAGGAGCGGTCAGAGACTCGCTGAAGTTTAAGGGGCTTGAGAGCATAAAAATTCCCCTCCCACCGCTTAACGACCAAAAGCGCATTGCCCATCTGCTCGGCAAGGTGGAAGGGCTGATCGCTCGGCGCAAACAACACCTGCAACAACTCGACGACCTACTCAAAAGCGTCTTTCTCGAGATGTTCGGTGACCCTGTGCGGAATGAGAAGGGGTGGGATAAACCGGAATTGAACCATTTTGGCAAGATTTCGACGGGAAATACTCCCCCAAGAAAAGACCCGGCCAACTATTCGAGCCAACACATTGAATGGATAAAGACGGTCAATATTTCGGCTGACTCTGTTTATATAAGTCAGGCCGAAGAGTATCTTTCAAAAACTGGGGCAACCAAAGCGCGAACAGTAACGAAGGGCGCTCTTATGGTGGCTTGTATAGCCGGAAGCATTGAGTCCATCGGTCGGGCGGCACTAACAGACAGAACAGTTGCGTTTAACCAGCAAATCAACGCCATTCAACCGAAGAAGGACGTTAATCCACTCTTTTTATATGTCTTGTTCAAGATTTCCAAAGCCTACATCCAAAGTCATGCTTCAAAGGGTATGAAGAAAATTTTGACCAAAGGCGACTTCCAAAAGATCACGATGATCAAGCCACCAGTCGAGCTACAAAACCAATTCGCCGTCATCATCAACAAAATCGATGCCCTCAAATCCCGCTACCAGCAATGCCTGACTGATCTGGAATACCTCTATGGCGCGCTGAGCCAGATGGCGTTCAAGGGCGAGCTAGATTTGTCGCGTGTGCAGCTGCCAACAGCAGAGGAGCATGAGCAAGCCGTTGAAGATTCATCTCGTCGGGAATCTCAAATCCTCACGACTCCAGATATGGAATTCCCGCAAGTCTTAACAGGATTCAAACACCGAAAGCACGCCCTCAAAGAGTGGCTGACCACGTATATCGAGGCAGCAAAAGTAGGGGAATCTGTTTCAATTTCAGAATTTATGGTGAGGACTCATGGCAATCTTCTTGAGTTGAGTAATGAGGGGGTGCTTGAAGATTTGGGGATAGATGGGGAAGACGAACTGTCGGTTCCCGACTACGATCACGTGAAGTCCATCATATTCGAAATGCTGAAAAATGGATCTTTGCTCCAAACGTTTGATGACGAATCTAACACGGTGCAAATCATTCCCGTCAAAGGCTCAAACCTGTGA
- a CDS encoding ERF family protein codes for MGFSLFKEVAMESQMSSPEITELAEAMIQVQQALSPALKDAENTFTNSRYATLHSVMNACRDALIKHGVWLTQYPVSVEANQLGLVTKIVHAETGQWQASLLTMPLPKNDPQGYGSAMTYARRYGLSALIGIVTENDDDGELASQQGWQHNTGFQPRNHRENPAAPQQKSVPEGTGTDAVNLPRLDGVQYRHGTANDGKQCVLATGDTHSKKAFLRKAGFRWDGTRKVWWRYADAA; via the coding sequence GTGGGGTTTTCTTTATTCAAGGAGGTAGCCATGGAATCACAGATGAGTTCCCCTGAAATTACGGAATTGGCCGAGGCAATGATCCAGGTGCAGCAAGCGCTTTCTCCTGCACTAAAGGACGCGGAGAACACTTTTACAAACAGCCGGTACGCAACACTTCATTCGGTCATGAATGCGTGCCGGGATGCTTTGATAAAGCACGGCGTCTGGCTGACCCAGTACCCGGTATCAGTTGAGGCTAATCAACTCGGCCTTGTCACCAAGATTGTCCATGCGGAGACAGGGCAGTGGCAGGCTTCATTGTTGACCATGCCGTTGCCAAAGAACGATCCGCAAGGGTATGGCTCGGCGATGACCTATGCGCGTAGGTACGGCTTGTCCGCATTGATCGGGATCGTGACAGAAAACGATGATGATGGAGAATTGGCTTCTCAGCAGGGCTGGCAGCACAACACTGGTTTTCAGCCCCGTAACCACAGGGAGAACCCAGCTGCTCCACAGCAGAAATCGGTTCCTGAGGGTACTGGTACTGACGCGGTAAATCTGCCTCGTCTTGATGGGGTGCAATACAGACACGGCACAGCCAATGACGGCAAGCAGTGCGTACTCGCAACTGGCGACACCCATTCCAAGAAGGCGTTCCTGCGCAAGGCCGGTTTCCGATGGGATGGCACCCGCAAGGTCTGGTGGAGGTATGCAGATGCCGCATGA
- a CDS encoding DEAD/DEAH box helicase family protein, which produces MSRSEAQTRAELIDKQLELAGWNVNDPTQVVEEFDILVDLPDGVEKPRTQYEGHQFSDYVLLGKDRKPLAVVEAKKSSKDAALGREQAKQYCYNIQRQLGGELSFCFYANGHEIYFWDLDNYPPRKVVGFPTRDDLERFQYIRRNRKPLTQELINTAIAGRDYQIRAIRAVLEGIEQKKRDFLLVMATGTGKTRTCIATIDALMRAGHAEKVLFLVDRIALREQALAAFKEHLPHEPRWPNVGEKLLAKDRRIYISTYPTMLNIIRDESQNLSPHFFDFIVVDESHRSIYNTYKEVLDFFKTITLGLTATPTDIIDHNTFQLFHCEDGLPTFAYTFEEAVNSVPPYLSSFQVMKIQTRFQMEGISKRTISLEDQKKLLLEGKEVEEINFEGSQLEKQVINKGTNTLIVREFMEECIKDHNGVLPGKTIFFCSSKAHARRMEEIFDKLYPQYKGELAKVLVSDDPRVYGKGGLLDQFTNSDMPRVAISVDMLDTGIDVREIVNLVFAKPVYSYTKFWQMIGRGTRLLETSKPKPWCLEKDVFLILDCWDNFEYFKLQPKGKELKPQLPLPVRLVGLRIDKIEKALDLAQEQIAKREITKLRFQISQLPQNSVVIKEAATSLDKVYEGNFWVTLSHQRLEFLRSEIKPLFRTVSEADFKAMRFERDVLEYSLARLSDEKEKAETLKEGLVEQISELPLSVNFVKAEGQLIRAAQTNHYWSVSDVNALEDALDELNTRLGPLMKFRELQTGPGPVHLDLTDVLHNKERVEFGPQHESVSISRYREMVEAMISELTAHNPILQKIKNGEDVSPIEAADLADMLHAEHPHITEDLLRQVYKNRKAHFIQFIRHILGIEVLRSFPETVSEAFDQFIGQHSNLSSRQLEFLNLLKGFIIEREKVEKRDLINAPFTVIHPQGIRGVFSPAEISEILQLTERLAA; this is translated from the coding sequence ATGAGTAGATCTGAAGCCCAAACACGTGCAGAACTAATAGATAAACAGCTTGAACTTGCTGGTTGGAATGTCAATGACCCAACTCAAGTTGTTGAGGAATTCGACATTCTGGTAGATTTGCCTGACGGGGTTGAAAAGCCGCGCACTCAATACGAAGGCCATCAATTCAGCGACTATGTTCTGCTCGGAAAAGACCGAAAGCCTTTAGCCGTTGTCGAGGCAAAAAAATCAAGCAAAGATGCAGCGCTAGGTCGAGAGCAGGCTAAACAATATTGCTATAACATCCAGAGGCAGCTGGGTGGCGAGCTGTCGTTTTGTTTCTATGCCAATGGTCACGAAATCTACTTTTGGGACCTGGACAACTATCCGCCCCGCAAGGTTGTAGGCTTCCCAACGCGAGATGACTTGGAGCGGTTTCAGTACATCCGTCGCAATCGCAAGCCTTTGACCCAAGAACTCATCAATACCGCCATTGCTGGTCGAGATTATCAAATCCGGGCCATACGTGCCGTTCTCGAAGGCATCGAACAGAAAAAACGTGACTTCCTGCTGGTGATGGCTACCGGTACCGGCAAGACTCGAACCTGCATCGCGACGATTGATGCCCTCATGCGTGCCGGACACGCTGAAAAGGTGCTGTTCCTAGTTGACCGTATTGCTTTGCGTGAGCAAGCATTGGCCGCCTTTAAGGAACACCTGCCTCACGAGCCTCGCTGGCCCAACGTTGGCGAAAAGCTACTCGCCAAAGACCGTCGTATCTATATTTCGACCTACCCAACAATGCTCAACATTATTCGGGACGAGTCGCAGAACCTATCACCGCACTTCTTTGATTTTATAGTGGTAGATGAAAGTCACCGTTCCATTTACAACACCTATAAAGAGGTGTTGGACTTCTTCAAGACGATCACCCTGGGCCTGACGGCCACGCCCACAGACATCATTGACCACAACACCTTTCAGCTCTTCCATTGCGAAGATGGTCTTCCCACTTTTGCCTACACTTTTGAAGAGGCAGTTAACAGCGTACCGCCCTATCTGAGCAGCTTTCAGGTAATGAAAATCCAGACCCGTTTCCAGATGGAAGGCATAAGTAAGCGCACAATCTCGCTCGAGGATCAGAAAAAGCTGCTGCTGGAGGGCAAGGAAGTCGAAGAAATCAACTTCGAGGGATCACAGCTGGAAAAGCAGGTGATCAACAAAGGGACCAACACCCTTATCGTCAGGGAATTCATGGAGGAGTGCATCAAAGACCACAACGGTGTGCTGCCCGGCAAGACCATTTTCTTTTGCTCTTCCAAGGCCCATGCCCGACGGATGGAAGAGATTTTCGACAAGCTTTACCCCCAGTATAAAGGCGAGTTGGCCAAGGTTCTGGTTTCCGATGACCCCCGTGTCTACGGCAAGGGCGGACTGCTTGATCAGTTCACCAACAGCGACATGCCTCGGGTCGCCATCAGCGTCGACATGTTGGACACCGGTATCGACGTTCGCGAAATAGTCAATCTTGTCTTTGCCAAGCCGGTGTACTCCTACACCAAGTTCTGGCAGATGATCGGGCGTGGAACCCGTCTCCTGGAAACCAGCAAGCCCAAGCCTTGGTGTCTGGAAAAGGATGTGTTCCTGATTCTCGACTGCTGGGACAATTTCGAATATTTCAAATTGCAGCCAAAGGGCAAGGAGCTCAAGCCCCAACTGCCCCTGCCAGTGCGGCTTGTCGGGTTGCGTATTGATAAGATTGAAAAAGCCCTCGACCTGGCGCAGGAGCAGATCGCCAAACGCGAAATAACCAAGCTGCGATTTCAGATCAGTCAGTTGCCGCAAAATTCAGTCGTCATCAAGGAGGCGGCGACCTCTCTGGACAAGGTGTATGAAGGAAACTTCTGGGTAACCCTAAGCCACCAGAGATTGGAATTCCTGCGCTCCGAGATCAAGCCGCTCTTCCGCACCGTTTCCGAGGCCGACTTCAAGGCCATGCGCTTTGAGCGGGATGTTCTAGAGTATTCACTCGCCAGGCTCAGCGACGAAAAGGAAAAGGCTGAAACTCTCAAGGAGGGGCTTGTCGAGCAGATCAGCGAACTGCCGCTTTCCGTCAACTTCGTCAAAGCAGAAGGACAGTTGATTCGCGCTGCCCAGACAAACCATTATTGGTCCGTAAGTGACGTCAACGCACTGGAAGATGCTCTTGACGAGTTGAACACCCGCCTCGGCCCGTTGATGAAGTTCCGGGAGTTGCAGACTGGCCCGGGCCCGGTACACCTCGACCTAACCGACGTGTTACACAACAAAGAACGGGTCGAGTTTGGCCCGCAGCACGAATCGGTCAGCATCAGCCGCTACCGCGAAATGGTCGAGGCGATGATTTCCGAACTGACTGCACACAATCCCATATTGCAAAAAATCAAAAATGGAGAAGATGTTTCACCGATAGAGGCTGCCGATTTGGCAGACATGCTCCATGCCGAACATCCGCACATTACCGAAGACCTCCTGCGCCAGGTCTACAAGAATCGCAAGGCGCACTTCATTCAGTTCATCCGCCACATTCTTGGGATAGAGGTTCTCAGAAGCTTCCCCGAGACGGTTAGCGAGGCTTTTGATCAGTTCATCGGGCAGCACAGCAACCTTTCCAGCCGTCAATTGGAATTCCTGAACTTGCTCAAGGGGTTTATCATCGAACGAGAGAAGGTCGAAAAAAGAGACCTCATCAATGCTCCCTTTACGGTGATCCATCCGCAAGGTATTCGTGGTGTCTTCAGCCCTGCGGAAATTAGCGAGATACTGCAACTCACCGAACGCTTGGCGGCCTAG
- a CDS encoding restriction system-associated AAA family ATPase, whose translation MKLIRLKITDPKGFRSLQAGFEYQFRSDWDLQDEEDFAPFVCAGPNGSGKSNLLEVLAAIFYHLECIYLENLPDSFRFEEEANSGGFRSEIATPDGFEIEYLIRPKEALTTTGHDGQAHVRIAKQPGESPKWFLLNHEEREGEVELTIGQTLARQLLPEFVLGYSSGENEILSLPFFKMRFVQFDEYGQALKQQLPYPGRPESRLVYLDSGFSQAILLCNLLFQDTDAISPFRNDVKIEELMEFRIIIRRSIEVEESLISAFGSQDESKRETIEDIVNNHPALSAIEDERQTKRYRVNLVHLLDGDKKSDKIVPRLMRCATCWYLDEASDTLYLDYRVNDATRQAFSENFDFEVNGSPISLFQAFQVLLTLNLFSASDDLKRDLYQSDSLYASETVPILASDQRIMRFKNFWVTKTDVPEPVLLKSFSDGEHQLLHTLGLCMLFKNTQSLFLLDEPETHFNPDWRANFVTRLLQSFNGSDGQEMLVTTHTPFLISDSRPEKVLVFKKADGEVSVLNPDYNTLGASINKITMATFGKHETIGGHAQSMLEDLRHRFEQGEDKEQVIAEINRQLGDSVEKVLLIKTILDSMEKQD comes from the coding sequence GTGAAGCTCATCCGTCTGAAGATTACCGACCCAAAGGGGTTTCGCAGTCTGCAAGCCGGGTTCGAGTATCAGTTTCGCAGTGACTGGGACTTGCAGGATGAAGAGGACTTCGCCCCTTTTGTCTGTGCTGGGCCCAACGGCAGCGGCAAGTCGAACCTACTGGAGGTGCTGGCGGCGATTTTCTATCACTTGGAGTGCATCTATCTGGAGAACCTGCCGGACAGTTTCCGTTTTGAGGAAGAGGCCAATTCTGGTGGCTTCCGCAGTGAAATAGCCACCCCGGACGGCTTCGAGATTGAATATCTGATTCGACCCAAGGAAGCCTTGACGACTACAGGCCACGATGGTCAGGCCCATGTGCGCATCGCCAAACAGCCTGGCGAATCTCCCAAGTGGTTCCTTCTCAATCATGAAGAACGGGAAGGAGAAGTGGAGCTTACCATCGGACAGACCCTGGCCCGCCAATTGCTACCGGAGTTCGTTCTGGGCTACTCCTCCGGTGAAAACGAAATCCTCAGCCTTCCGTTTTTCAAGATGCGCTTTGTCCAGTTCGATGAATACGGGCAGGCGCTAAAACAGCAGCTTCCCTATCCTGGTCGCCCGGAATCTCGGCTGGTTTATCTCGACAGCGGGTTCAGCCAGGCGATCCTGCTTTGCAATCTACTGTTTCAGGACACCGATGCGATTTCGCCTTTCCGCAATGATGTGAAAATCGAGGAACTCATGGAGTTCCGCATCATCATTCGGCGTAGCATCGAAGTGGAGGAAAGCCTGATCTCCGCCTTCGGCAGTCAGGATGAGAGTAAACGGGAAACCATCGAGGATATCGTCAATAACCACCCGGCCCTGAGCGCGATCGAAGACGAACGCCAGACCAAGCGGTATCGCGTCAATCTAGTACACCTGCTCGATGGTGATAAGAAAAGCGATAAAATCGTCCCACGCCTGATGCGCTGTGCTACCTGTTGGTATCTTGACGAAGCCAGCGACACCCTCTATCTCGATTACCGGGTCAACGACGCCACTAGGCAGGCCTTCAGCGAAAATTTCGATTTCGAGGTCAATGGCTCGCCAATCTCTCTGTTCCAAGCCTTTCAGGTTCTGTTAACCCTCAATCTGTTCTCTGCAAGCGACGATCTCAAAAGAGATCTTTACCAGTCAGACAGCCTCTATGCCAGTGAGACTGTCCCTATCCTGGCTTCAGATCAGCGCATTATGCGCTTCAAAAATTTCTGGGTGACAAAGACTGATGTGCCAGAGCCTGTCCTCCTGAAAAGCTTTTCGGACGGCGAACACCAACTGCTGCACACCCTTGGTCTCTGCATGCTGTTTAAAAACACCCAGAGCCTGTTCCTGCTAGACGAACCAGAGACCCATTTCAACCCAGATTGGCGTGCGAACTTCGTCACCCGTCTGCTCCAGAGTTTCAACGGCAGCGACGGTCAGGAGATGCTGGTCACCACCCACACTCCGTTTCTGATTTCCGACAGCCGACCGGAAAAAGTGCTGGTGTTCAAAAAGGCCGATGGAGAGGTATCGGTCCTCAACCCTGACTACAATACTCTAGGAGCATCAATCAACAAGATCACCATGGCCACCTTCGGCAAACATGAGACCATCGGCGGTCATGCACAGTCGATGCTGGAAGACCTCCGCCACCGTTTTGAACAGGGCGAGGACAAAGAGCAGGTTATTGCCGAGATTAACCGCCAGCTCGGCGACTCAGTGGAAAAAGTCCTGCTCATCAAGACTATTCTCGACAGCATGGAGAAACAGGACTGA